Proteins encoded together in one Terriglobus saanensis SP1PR4 window:
- a CDS encoding dihydrofolate reductase family protein, with protein MRPRIICHMIATIDGKIDGASLKAITKGTEYEETGSRLGGDAWVCGRVTMQQHFAEEGTFASKDGFPAGPQPVHVARRADSYAIAIDTQGSLLWDSGDLDGEHLISVVSEQAQTEYLAYLRDRQISYIVAGQSAVDLEKAVDALADNFEIKTLLLEGGGHINGAFLEAKLLDEVSLLLAPGIDGRHDVPSVFDGLKGSEGHLATSLKLNSVEKLGDGVLWLRYDVS; from the coding sequence ATGAGACCACGCATCATCTGCCACATGATCGCAACGATTGACGGGAAGATCGACGGAGCCTCATTAAAGGCGATTACAAAGGGTACCGAATACGAAGAGACCGGGTCCCGGCTCGGCGGAGACGCGTGGGTTTGCGGCAGAGTTACCATGCAACAACACTTCGCCGAAGAAGGGACTTTCGCGTCGAAGGATGGCTTTCCGGCAGGGCCGCAGCCCGTCCATGTAGCTCGTCGGGCGGACAGCTACGCGATAGCGATTGACACACAAGGGTCTTTGCTTTGGGATAGCGGGGATCTTGATGGCGAGCACCTGATCTCCGTCGTCTCGGAGCAAGCTCAAACGGAATATCTCGCTTATCTGCGTGATCGGCAGATCTCGTACATCGTGGCCGGACAGTCTGCTGTCGATTTGGAGAAAGCTGTCGATGCTCTTGCGGACAACTTCGAGATCAAGACACTTCTGCTGGAGGGCGGCGGTCACATCAATGGGGCTTTCCTCGAAGCGAAACTCTTGGACGAAGTAAGCCTTCTGCTCGCACCGGGGATCGACGGGCGGCACGACGTGCCGTCCGTATTCGACGGTCTGAAGGGATCGGAAGGTCACCTCGCAACCTCCTTGAAGCTCAATTCCGTAGAAAAGCTTGGCGACGGAGTGCTTTGGCTCAGATACGACGTGTCCTAA
- a CDS encoding AraC family transcriptional regulator, with protein MRDDVDALRSELADRIASHARVKGDHETPVPGLLLTRLTDETACYRATCQPSLTLFSQGQKRIELGGVEYLCDRSSFFLSSIYVPIQSQVTEASDAKPLLTMKIFLDMESVREMLNSGDFLPLKPAKHNRGLAVGESTAGLLSACIRLIDLLDSPQDIPYLHPLIQREIVYRILRTPQAQSLRAVVTNGDLSNRTAHVMAWLRANYAKPLRMEELAEIARMGVSTLHHQFRALTSMSPLQYQKQLRLQTARERMMMDGMDANTAAYEVGYESVSQFSREYSRHFGLPPIRDVKTMRSRNPADLATQG; from the coding sequence ATGAGAGATGACGTAGATGCTTTACGAAGTGAATTGGCAGATCGAATAGCGTCTCACGCTCGGGTGAAGGGAGACCACGAAACGCCGGTTCCCGGGCTGCTCCTTACGCGACTCACTGACGAGACAGCGTGCTATCGTGCCACATGCCAGCCAAGTCTTACCCTTTTTAGCCAAGGCCAAAAGAGAATCGAACTCGGCGGCGTTGAATATTTGTGCGACCGGTCCTCGTTCTTCTTGTCCTCCATCTATGTGCCGATTCAGAGTCAAGTAACGGAGGCATCGGATGCTAAACCCCTCCTGACAATGAAGATATTTCTCGACATGGAGAGCGTTCGCGAGATGCTCAACAGTGGAGACTTCCTCCCGTTGAAGCCCGCAAAACACAATCGTGGATTGGCTGTCGGAGAATCCACTGCCGGTTTGCTGTCTGCCTGCATCCGACTCATTGATTTGCTTGATTCTCCGCAAGACATCCCTTATCTCCATCCGCTGATCCAGCGCGAGATTGTGTATCGCATTCTGCGAACGCCACAGGCCCAGAGCCTCCGAGCCGTGGTCACCAACGGAGATCTAAGCAACAGAACAGCCCACGTGATGGCCTGGCTGCGAGCCAACTACGCGAAACCACTCAGGATGGAAGAGTTGGCGGAAATCGCTCGAATGGGAGTGTCTACGCTTCATCATCAGTTTCGCGCGCTCACCTCCATGAGCCCCCTGCAATACCAGAAGCAACTCAGGCTGCAGACGGCTAGGGAAAGAATGATGATGGATGGCATGGATGCAAACACAGCGGCTTACGAAGTTGGTTATGAGAGTGTCAGCCAATTCAGCCGTGAGTACAGTCGCCATTTCGGCCTTCCCCCGATCCGCGATGTAAAGACGATGCGAAGCCGCAATCCTGCAGACCTCGCTACTCAGGGCTGA
- a CDS encoding efflux transporter outer membrane subunit produces the protein MSRTRRIKWTARKPGTALFLVTAIGIAGCKVGPNYKRPVVDMPANYRQAQAPDIAAASNDPASLGDHQWATIFQDPILQKLIQQALTDNLDLHIAAQRVLEAQAQLGMTRPQQFPSVSGSVGYSALQIPQSLAGNNSDGTPATSLYRGGGPSASTAWNLDFWGMYRRQSEAARADLLASEWGQRATRTTLVQSVADAYFQLRSLDAELEITQNTIKARTDSLKLTQALNQHGAGSLADVRQAEELLHAAQANLPELRRQIAVEENALSTLLGHNPGPIGRGLPIDQQPHPLEIPVGVPSQLLVRRPDIQQAEARLAAANARIGVARAQYFPQVSLTGMGGFGSNQLNAILNGSNAYWYAAGSISEPIFDAGRIRNNYHLSQAQQQEMLFTYRKSILNALQDVSNSLVSYRETRERRQEQFEQVKSAADAVRLARLRYAGGNTSYLEVLTTDTDLYSAQLLLAQSQQQEANSLVQLYAALGGGWQ, from the coding sequence ATGTCTCGAACACGAAGAATAAAGTGGACCGCCCGCAAACCAGGCACCGCGCTGTTTCTAGTTACGGCAATTGGGATCGCCGGTTGCAAAGTCGGTCCGAACTACAAGAGGCCGGTCGTCGATATGCCGGCGAATTACCGCCAAGCACAGGCCCCCGATATTGCTGCTGCGTCCAATGACCCTGCCTCCCTGGGAGACCACCAATGGGCGACGATCTTTCAGGACCCCATTCTGCAGAAGCTCATCCAGCAGGCGCTCACCGACAATCTCGATCTGCACATCGCCGCGCAGCGCGTCCTCGAAGCGCAGGCTCAACTGGGCATGACTCGCCCGCAGCAGTTTCCGTCGGTCAGCGGTAGTGTAGGCTACAGCGCGTTGCAGATTCCCCAGTCACTCGCTGGCAATAACAGCGACGGGACACCTGCCACTTCTCTCTACCGAGGTGGCGGCCCCAGCGCATCGACGGCGTGGAACCTCGACTTCTGGGGTATGTATCGTCGGCAGAGCGAAGCCGCGCGGGCCGACCTTCTTGCAAGTGAATGGGGCCAGCGTGCCACCAGAACGACTCTGGTGCAGAGTGTTGCCGATGCGTACTTTCAACTGCGCAGCCTCGATGCCGAATTAGAAATCACGCAGAACACCATCAAGGCGCGGACAGACTCTCTCAAGCTGACTCAAGCGCTCAACCAGCATGGGGCCGGGTCACTTGCAGATGTTCGCCAGGCCGAGGAACTCCTGCATGCGGCACAGGCCAATCTCCCTGAACTGCGGCGTCAGATCGCCGTCGAGGAGAACGCCCTCAGTACTCTCCTCGGGCACAATCCCGGCCCGATCGGCCGTGGGTTGCCGATTGACCAACAACCGCATCCGCTGGAGATTCCGGTGGGTGTCCCTTCGCAGCTTCTAGTGAGGCGACCTGATATTCAACAGGCAGAGGCGCGACTAGCAGCTGCCAACGCCCGCATCGGTGTGGCCCGCGCGCAGTACTTCCCGCAGGTCTCGCTGACCGGCATGGGCGGATTCGGCAGCAACCAACTGAATGCCATCCTCAATGGGTCAAACGCCTACTGGTATGCGGCAGGTTCCATCAGCGAACCCATCTTTGATGCCGGACGTATTCGGAATAACTATCATCTATCCCAGGCCCAGCAACAGGAAATGCTCTTCACATACCGCAAGTCGATCCTGAATGCTTTACAGGATGTTTCGAATTCTCTTGTGTCTTATCGGGAGACCCGCGAGCGTCGGCAGGAACAGTTTGAACAGGTAAAATCCGCTGCAGATGCCGTGCGGCTTGCTCGGCTTCGGTATGCCGGTGGGAATACCAGCTATCTCGAAGTTCTCACGACAGACACCGACTTGTATTCCGCGCAACTGCTTCTTGCACAGTCCCAGCAGCAGGAAGCAAACTCACTCGTTCAACTTTACGCTGCACTTGGCGGGGGCTGGCAATAG
- a CDS encoding efflux RND transporter periplasmic adaptor subunit produces MIDTQQQHGLEETRNRTQKRGRFAIVGCVVVLVLLAIGILPKIASYREALAATLEAPATHPIVSVIRPVAGSPTSELTLPGNVEALYSASIYARTEGYIDRRNVDIGTKVKAGEVLAIIASPEVDQQLLQARAMLAQSEASLKQANAALQQAKANAELARLTRDRDIPLGQEHAISQQIVDEAVQAYDARMADTAAAEANITAAQANVTANRANVGRLQQMQSFERVVAPFDGVITARNVERGDLVTTGNSGAGRPLFSIAQGNTLRIQVDVPQSEVVNIKDGDKTVVTIQERLGREYLGTVARNASALNSAARTMLTEVQVDNKDGSLLPGMYAQVKFALSGQRRSLIIPTSSLVIDQAGMHVVTVESDRKVHMQPVVIGRDMGTKVEVLSGISASDVLVSNPSDLLSDGQNVQVQAQ; encoded by the coding sequence ATGATCGACACGCAGCAACAGCATGGTTTAGAAGAAACACGCAATCGAACGCAGAAACGTGGTCGTTTTGCCATCGTCGGGTGTGTTGTCGTTCTTGTTCTCCTAGCGATAGGAATACTTCCCAAGATTGCGAGCTATCGAGAAGCCCTCGCGGCAACGTTGGAAGCTCCGGCAACGCACCCGATCGTCTCGGTTATCCGTCCTGTGGCGGGGAGTCCCACTTCCGAGCTCACGTTGCCGGGGAACGTAGAGGCGCTCTACTCCGCTTCGATCTATGCCCGCACGGAAGGCTATATCGACCGTCGCAACGTCGACATCGGCACCAAGGTAAAGGCTGGCGAGGTGCTCGCCATCATCGCGTCACCCGAAGTGGACCAACAGCTGCTCCAGGCACGGGCTATGCTGGCTCAGTCGGAAGCATCTCTGAAGCAAGCCAATGCGGCCTTGCAACAGGCGAAAGCGAACGCGGAACTTGCTCGCCTTACGAGAGATCGCGACATCCCGTTGGGCCAGGAGCACGCTATCTCCCAGCAAATCGTCGATGAAGCTGTTCAGGCTTACGATGCGCGCATGGCTGACACGGCAGCGGCGGAGGCGAACATCACTGCAGCGCAGGCGAACGTGACCGCGAACCGGGCCAATGTTGGGCGGCTTCAACAGATGCAGAGCTTTGAGCGAGTGGTTGCGCCCTTCGATGGAGTCATCACCGCCCGCAATGTCGAACGCGGGGACCTCGTCACGACCGGCAATTCCGGCGCAGGAAGGCCACTCTTTTCCATCGCACAGGGCAACACGCTTCGGATTCAGGTGGATGTGCCCCAGTCGGAGGTAGTCAACATTAAGGACGGGGACAAGACGGTTGTGACCATACAGGAACGGCTCGGCCGCGAGTACCTCGGCACGGTTGCCCGCAATGCCAGCGCTCTCAATAGCGCGGCCCGTACGATGCTCACCGAGGTTCAGGTAGACAACAAGGACGGGTCACTTCTGCCGGGGATGTACGCGCAGGTGAAGTTCGCGCTCTCCGGGCAACGTCGTTCTTTGATCATCCCCACGAGCTCTCTCGTGATCGATCAGGCAGGAATGCACGTCGTGACGGTTGAGAGCGATCGGAAGGTTCACATGCAGCCTGTGGTGATTGGCCGCGATATGGGCACGAAGGTTGAAGTTCTGAGCGGTATCAGTGCCTCGGATGTCCTTGTGTCCAATCCCAGCGACCTTCTGAGTGACGGCCAGAACGTACAAGTCCAGGCGCAATAA
- a CDS encoding efflux RND transporter permease subunit: MWIVRLALDRPYTFIVTSILIVVLGISALVHTPTDIFPNIDIPQVTIIWTYSGLPPKEMEQRITTFSEFVLANVNDIKAVDSQTTIGASVIKVSFQPQVRIDAAISQIGAAVNSIRFRMPPSVNPPWILRFSADSVPIIQLSLSSDSLSESELYDFGLFRVRQQISKVPGTLLPAPYGGVARQIMVDLDQNALQAKGLTPVDVTNAINAQNLTIPSGTAKVGETEYTVSTNSSPLDALTLNDVPVRQVNGSMVYMRDVANVRDGWSVQQNVARANGKPAVLLTIMKVGAVSTLDIVKKIKDDVLPASRAIAPKGLQIRALFDQSIFVKASIFGVLREGAIAASLTALMILLFLGSWRSTVIIAISIPLSILSSIIVLSALGETMNTMTLGGLALAIGILVDDATVTIENIHRHMEGQPLREAVLIGASEIATPTFVSTLTICIVFVSVVFLTGPAKYLFTPMALAVVFAMMASYLLSRTLVPVLVHYLLGAEHEFEGHNVHEEPNQKAPSLFRRINEKFNHLYGLFQDRYTAALEAFLQHRRQALLASVGVMLSAFVLLPFVGRDFFPKVDAGQIKLHVRVRPGTRIESSKVYISRVEEEIRKTIPGNEVELVMDNIGIAPDSFNYAFGDGSSIGSADGEILIALNEKHHPTESYIKRLRSQLPKKFPDATFFFQPADMVTQILDFGLPAPVDIQVQGYDPANYQVARRLREKLSGVPGAVDVHIHQVVNGPDLHLAIDRVRAGQFGLTAQDVANSIYISLSSSSAVQPNFWLDPKMGITYTVAAQTPQYQINSINALENTPIPIHTVADRTELLSNMSTLTPAVMPVNINHHNTAPVFDVFANVEDRDLGSVAANINRIVKEESAHLPAGTVIAVRGQVESMNEAFGRLGLGLAFAALLVYLLMVVNYQSWIDPFIIICALPGAFCGIVWALFLTQTTFSVPSLMGAIMSIGVATANSILLVTFANQLRDQGETPFRAAVTAGYTRLRPIIMTAFAMIIGMLPMALGIGEGGEQNAPLARAVIGGLGMATFATLFFVPLMFTLIHGNTSKQEVA; the protein is encoded by the coding sequence ATGTGGATTGTACGCCTAGCTCTCGATCGCCCATACACATTCATCGTCACATCCATCCTGATTGTCGTCCTTGGCATCTCCGCGCTTGTGCACACTCCGACAGACATCTTCCCCAATATAGATATTCCCCAGGTGACTATCATCTGGACCTATTCCGGTCTACCGCCCAAGGAGATGGAGCAGCGGATCACTACCTTCAGTGAGTTTGTTCTCGCAAACGTGAATGATATTAAGGCCGTGGATTCACAGACCACCATTGGCGCTTCTGTCATCAAGGTGTCGTTTCAGCCACAGGTTCGTATCGATGCGGCGATCTCTCAGATTGGAGCAGCTGTCAACTCCATTCGGTTCCGCATGCCCCCGAGCGTGAACCCGCCGTGGATTCTCCGGTTCAGCGCGGACAGCGTGCCCATCATTCAGCTATCGCTGTCCAGTGATTCCTTGTCCGAATCCGAACTGTACGACTTCGGCTTGTTCCGTGTCCGCCAGCAGATTTCAAAGGTTCCCGGAACCCTGTTGCCTGCGCCGTACGGCGGTGTGGCCCGACAGATCATGGTTGATCTGGACCAGAATGCTCTACAGGCCAAGGGATTGACGCCAGTCGATGTGACCAACGCGATCAATGCCCAGAATCTGACGATACCATCGGGCACGGCCAAGGTTGGTGAGACGGAGTACACGGTCAGCACGAATTCGAGTCCGTTGGACGCTTTGACGCTCAATGATGTGCCAGTGCGCCAGGTCAACGGTTCGATGGTCTACATGCGAGATGTCGCCAACGTTCGCGATGGGTGGTCCGTTCAACAGAACGTCGCGCGAGCGAACGGAAAGCCCGCTGTTCTGCTCACCATTATGAAAGTAGGTGCGGTTTCCACCCTTGATATCGTGAAGAAGATCAAGGACGATGTCCTTCCTGCATCGAGGGCGATCGCCCCCAAGGGCCTTCAAATCAGGGCGCTGTTTGATCAGTCTATTTTTGTCAAAGCCTCCATCTTTGGCGTTCTGCGCGAGGGCGCGATCGCGGCCTCTCTCACGGCGCTCATGATTCTCCTGTTCCTTGGGAGTTGGCGAAGCACCGTGATTATTGCCATTTCGATCCCTCTATCCATTCTCAGTTCGATCATTGTGCTCAGCGCGCTTGGCGAGACGATGAACACCATGACCCTTGGCGGTCTCGCACTTGCCATCGGCATTCTCGTTGACGATGCCACGGTCACCATAGAAAACATCCACCGCCACATGGAGGGGCAACCCCTGCGCGAAGCGGTGCTGATCGGTGCATCGGAAATCGCAACGCCGACCTTCGTCTCGACACTCACGATCTGCATCGTGTTCGTCTCGGTCGTTTTTCTTACAGGCCCCGCTAAATACCTGTTTACGCCGATGGCGCTCGCTGTGGTGTTCGCGATGATGGCATCGTATCTCCTTTCCCGCACATTGGTTCCTGTACTCGTCCATTATCTGCTGGGCGCCGAACACGAGTTTGAGGGGCACAACGTCCATGAGGAACCGAACCAGAAAGCGCCCAGCCTTTTTCGGAGGATCAACGAGAAATTCAACCATCTATATGGCCTGTTCCAGGACCGTTATACTGCGGCGCTGGAGGCTTTTCTCCAGCATCGTAGGCAAGCGCTCCTTGCCTCGGTTGGCGTGATGCTTTCCGCATTTGTCCTTCTCCCATTTGTGGGACGCGATTTCTTTCCCAAGGTCGATGCCGGCCAAATCAAATTGCACGTCCGCGTGCGACCGGGGACCCGGATCGAATCAAGCAAGGTCTATATCAGTAGGGTCGAGGAGGAGATTCGCAAGACCATCCCCGGCAATGAAGTCGAGTTGGTGATGGATAACATCGGAATCGCGCCGGATTCTTTCAACTACGCCTTTGGAGATGGATCGAGTATCGGCAGCGCCGATGGTGAAATTCTGATCGCGCTCAACGAGAAACACCACCCCACGGAGAGTTATATCAAGCGTCTCCGTTCCCAGCTGCCAAAGAAGTTTCCGGACGCTACCTTCTTCTTTCAGCCCGCGGACATGGTCACTCAAATCCTTGACTTTGGACTACCTGCGCCGGTCGATATTCAGGTTCAGGGCTACGATCCGGCAAACTACCAAGTCGCCCGCCGACTACGGGAGAAGCTATCCGGTGTGCCGGGCGCGGTCGACGTCCATATTCATCAGGTGGTAAACGGACCGGATCTCCACCTCGCTATCGACCGCGTCCGTGCCGGACAGTTTGGACTAACAGCCCAGGATGTAGCCAACAGCATCTACATCTCGCTCAGTTCCAGCTCTGCCGTGCAGCCGAACTTCTGGCTCGATCCCAAGATGGGCATCACCTATACGGTGGCAGCGCAGACACCGCAGTATCAAATCAATTCGATCAATGCTCTTGAGAACACCCCGATTCCGATTCACACGGTGGCAGATCGCACCGAGCTTCTCAGTAACATGTCCACTCTCACTCCTGCGGTTATGCCGGTCAACATTAACCATCACAACACCGCTCCGGTGTTCGATGTCTTCGCCAATGTTGAGGATCGCGATCTGGGTTCGGTGGCAGCCAATATCAACCGCATCGTGAAAGAGGAGAGTGCGCATCTTCCCGCTGGAACAGTCATCGCTGTTCGCGGGCAGGTGGAGAGTATGAACGAAGCATTTGGCAGGCTTGGGCTGGGGTTAGCATTTGCCGCTCTGCTCGTTTATCTCCTGATGGTGGTGAATTACCAGAGCTGGATCGATCCCTTCATCATCATCTGCGCACTTCCAGGGGCATTCTGCGGCATCGTCTGGGCGTTGTTCCTCACCCAGACAACATTCAGTGTTCCATCGTTGATGGGCGCGATCATGTCGATTGGGGTCGCAACCGCGAACTCGATCCTGCTCGTGACCTTCGCCAATCAGCTGCGTGACCAGGGAGAAACACCGTTTCGCGCAGCCGTAACAGCTGGTTACACGCGACTGCGGCCCATCATTATGACGGCATTCGCGATGATCATTGGCATGCTTCCGATGGCGCTCGGCATCGGGGAAGGTGGCGAGCAGAACGCACCACTTGCCCGTGCCGTCATCGGCGGTCTTGGCATGGCAACTTTTGCAACGCTTTTCTTCGTTCCTCTGATGTTCACCCTTATCCACGGAAATACTTCGAAGCAGGAGGTCGCATGA
- a CDS encoding aldo/keto reductase, producing MNKRKLGFSGLEVSEIGLGCMGMSHAYGPPKDKAEMIQLIHAAVEHGVTFFDTAEVYGPFLNEELVGEALGPFREDVVIATKFGFAVNPKDGKWTSVNSRPGHIREVAENSLKRLKIDCIDLFYQHRVDPNVPIEDVAGTVKDLIREGKVKNFGLSEASAKTIRRAHAVQPVTALQSEYSLFFREPEETILPTLEQLGIGFVPFSPLGKGFLTGKLSAETKFDKTDFRGTLPKFSPENMKANYALVEVVTSFASRKQVPPAQIALAWLLAKKLWIVPIPGTTRLERLEENLGAVNVALSPDEVQELDEASSKVKLQGDRYALVYQQLVDR from the coding sequence GTGAACAAACGCAAACTTGGATTCAGCGGTCTCGAGGTTTCGGAGATAGGCTTGGGCTGCATGGGCATGAGCCATGCCTATGGTCCTCCGAAGGATAAGGCTGAGATGATCCAGCTCATCCACGCCGCCGTGGAGCACGGCGTGACGTTCTTCGATACCGCCGAGGTCTACGGTCCTTTTCTTAACGAAGAGCTGGTTGGCGAGGCGCTCGGACCTTTCCGTGAGGATGTGGTGATCGCAACGAAGTTCGGTTTTGCCGTCAATCCAAAGGACGGCAAGTGGACCTCGGTGAATAGCCGACCGGGGCACATCCGAGAGGTTGCCGAAAACTCTCTAAAGCGACTCAAGATTGACTGCATCGATCTCTTCTATCAACATCGCGTCGATCCGAACGTGCCCATCGAGGACGTTGCCGGAACCGTTAAAGATCTGATCCGGGAGGGAAAGGTCAAGAACTTTGGATTGTCCGAGGCTTCGGCCAAGACCATACGGCGCGCCCATGCTGTACAGCCAGTGACCGCACTTCAAAGTGAATACTCTCTTTTCTTCCGCGAGCCTGAAGAGACCATCCTACCTACGCTGGAGCAGCTTGGCATCGGCTTCGTCCCATTCAGTCCGCTAGGCAAGGGCTTCCTTACAGGCAAACTGTCTGCTGAAACAAAGTTCGATAAGACAGACTTTCGCGGCACTCTTCCGAAGTTTAGCCCCGAGAATATGAAGGCCAACTACGCCCTCGTGGAGGTGGTCACCTCCTTCGCATCGCGAAAGCAGGTGCCTCCCGCTCAGATCGCGCTCGCCTGGCTTCTTGCCAAGAAGCTTTGGATCGTTCCGATTCCCGGAACAACAAGGCTTGAACGATTAGAAGAGAACCTTGGCGCTGTCAATGTGGCGCTCTCCCCCGACGAAGTGCAGGAGCTGGACGAGGCTTCCTCGAAAGTGAAGCTCCAGGGTGACCGATACGCGCTTGTTTACCAGCAGCTTGTCGACAGATAA
- a CDS encoding (R)-mandelonitrile lyase, with product MRTLPLALLSLLLLSGAQAQTTTATAAPNVAPGLSISHAGVRPVVAGSPKFFTGNAKVEQLFPVSAPSRVSGGIVTFAPGARSAWHTHPLGQVLIITAGTGRVQMEGGPIQVVHVGDVVIIPAHVKHWHGAAPDSSMSHIAIQDNLDGDAVDWLEPVTDQQYNGGK from the coding sequence ATGCGGACTCTCCCTCTTGCGTTACTTTCGCTTCTCCTGCTTTCAGGAGCACAGGCGCAAACCACCACCGCCACTGCCGCTCCAAATGTCGCGCCAGGACTTTCAATCAGCCATGCCGGTGTTCGGCCTGTCGTCGCGGGTTCGCCCAAGTTCTTTACTGGCAATGCAAAGGTCGAACAACTTTTTCCCGTCAGCGCACCATCCCGAGTTTCCGGTGGAATTGTCACCTTCGCGCCGGGTGCCCGAAGCGCGTGGCACACTCATCCGCTTGGGCAGGTGCTTATCATCACGGCTGGCACTGGCCGGGTGCAGATGGAAGGTGGGCCGATACAAGTAGTCCACGTGGGAGACGTTGTAATCATTCCGGCCCACGTGAAGCACTGGCACGGGGCAGCGCCGGATTCCTCGATGTCTCACATTGCCATCCAAGACAACTTGGACGGAGACGCTGTCGACTGGCTTGAGCCGGTGACCGATCAGCAATACAACGGTGGCAAGTAG
- a CDS encoding NAD(P)-dependent alcohol dehydrogenase, with amino-acid sequence MPKTNEKQAGLEDEMGQDRRSVLKAGAGVVAASFLTSNTAAVAEARAGAGPYEAKAYGASSSTEPLKAVQIERRPLGSNDVLLDIQYCGVCHSDIHTVRGEWGPANYPCVPGHEIIGRVRAIGSQVTKFKVGDIGGVGCMVNSCRTCEHCEEDLEQYCQKGATFTYDTPDPTSKAGFTQGGYSDKIVVTEHFVIRIPPGVNLAATAPLLCAGVTTFSPMQYWKLGRGQRVGIIGLGGLGHVAVKLAAAHNAHVTVFTTSPGKLADAKRLGASEAVLSTDANAMKQLASQFDLLISTVPEAYHMEPFTELLKLDGTLVNVGAMAPLENINGLKLALGRRSIAGSIIGGIAETQEVIDFCTARNITADIEMIEPSEINKAFDRVVNKDVRYRFVIDMGAKA; translated from the coding sequence ATGCCTAAGACGAATGAGAAGCAAGCAGGCTTGGAGGACGAAATGGGACAGGATCGCAGAAGCGTATTGAAAGCAGGAGCTGGGGTAGTAGCTGCCTCTTTTCTGACATCGAACACCGCAGCCGTGGCAGAAGCTCGCGCGGGCGCCGGTCCTTATGAGGCAAAGGCATACGGCGCTAGCAGTTCGACCGAACCACTCAAGGCGGTTCAGATCGAACGTCGACCCCTTGGCTCAAACGATGTGCTCCTAGACATCCAGTACTGTGGTGTCTGCCATTCGGATATCCATACGGTTCGAGGTGAGTGGGGTCCTGCCAATTACCCATGCGTACCGGGTCACGAAATCATCGGTCGCGTGCGGGCGATTGGGTCGCAGGTGACGAAGTTCAAGGTTGGCGATATTGGTGGCGTGGGCTGCATGGTCAACTCCTGCCGTACCTGTGAACACTGCGAGGAGGATCTGGAGCAGTATTGCCAGAAGGGGGCGACCTTCACTTACGACACGCCCGACCCAACCTCCAAGGCAGGCTTCACCCAAGGTGGATATTCGGACAAGATCGTGGTCACGGAGCATTTCGTGATTCGCATTCCGCCAGGTGTCAATTTAGCGGCGACGGCTCCGTTGCTGTGCGCTGGAGTTACGACGTTCTCGCCCATGCAGTATTGGAAACTGGGTCGGGGACAGAGAGTCGGCATCATCGGGTTAGGTGGCCTCGGTCACGTAGCGGTCAAGCTTGCGGCGGCACACAACGCGCACGTTACGGTGTTCACTACCTCGCCCGGTAAGCTCGCCGATGCGAAACGCCTTGGGGCGTCCGAAGCGGTCCTCTCGACTGACGCGAATGCGATGAAGCAACTCGCCAGCCAATTCGATCTCCTCATTTCGACGGTTCCGGAAGCTTACCACATGGAACCATTCACGGAGCTGCTCAAGCTAGACGGCACGTTGGTGAATGTAGGCGCCATGGCTCCGCTAGAGAACATCAATGGCCTAAAGCTTGCTTTGGGGAGGAGATCCATCGCCGGGTCGATCATTGGCGGCATTGCGGAAACTCAGGAAGTGATCGACTTTTGCACCGCACGCAACATCACAGCAGATATCGAGATGATCGAGCCCTCGGAAATCAATAAGGCGTTCGACAGGGTGGTGAACAAGGATGTTCGGTATCGCTTTGTGATCGATATGGGAGCGAAGGCTTAG